Proteins found in one Mycoplasmopsis gallopavonis genomic segment:
- a CDS encoding DDE-type integrase/transposase/recombinase, which yields MRLKQFTKEQKLKYIHIYQKEGFEIAIITFVEDFWERYQIIKQRKEGKHENPYRRAKALLKSWIKIYNFNMNNLESKSGKSKKPNSGRRKRVSINELCEEDRDLYQDIMEEILEERGVKQQEIFEKIRKRKEEKSKQFRNISKISLVLKLNRTSFYYSYSKKEKIDKKKYIDHELINWINLEAKNSNFVIGRDKLYQKYLLTHQKRISSYLFRLNYEFNQYKSRAYQKKKSKKNKEVKFSRIWASDLVQGNFKSNYFGEKLHADIKFIKTKEGMRFLHVITETFSNTVLNWTLSDIRDSASTIKLVQDTLDKHQIKPTIFHSDHGIEYANFAFSKFLKNVNTKQSMSPKGNSLANRPSEFIFALIQRELLDFYETDKMLDSEVNLIISKYFSWYNLERPQSNLNWKTPHGFLTHATLSV from the coding sequence ATGCGTTTAAAACAATTTACAAAAGAACAAAAATTAAAATATATCCACATTTACCAAAAAGAAGGTTTTGAAATAGCGATTATAACTTTTGTTGAAGATTTTTGAGAAAGATATCAAATCATAAAACAAAGAAAAGAGGGTAAGCATGAAAATCCTTATAGAAGAGCGAAAGCTTTATTAAAGAGTTGGATAAAAATATATAATTTCAACATGAATAATTTAGAAAGTAAATCAGGTAAAAGTAAAAAACCTAACTCAGGAAGAAGAAAAAGAGTTAGCATCAATGAATTGTGTGAGGAAGATAGAGATCTTTATCAGGATATTATGGAAGAAATTTTGGAAGAAAGAGGAGTAAAACAACAAGAAATTTTTGAAAAAATTAGAAAAAGAAAAGAAGAAAAAAGTAAACAATTTAGAAATATTTCAAAAATTTCATTAGTTTTGAAATTAAATCGAACTTCTTTTTATTACTCTTATTCTAAGAAAGAAAAAATTGACAAAAAGAAATATATTGATCATGAATTAATTAATTGAATTAATTTAGAAGCTAAAAATTCTAATTTTGTTATAGGAAGAGATAAACTTTATCAAAAATACTTATTAACGCACCAAAAAAGAATTTCTTCATATTTATTTAGACTAAATTATGAATTTAATCAATATAAATCAAGAGCATATCAAAAGAAAAAATCAAAGAAAAACAAAGAGGTAAAATTCTCTAGAATCTGAGCATCAGATTTAGTTCAAGGAAATTTTAAATCAAATTATTTTGGTGAAAAATTACATGCAGATATTAAATTTATTAAAACAAAAGAAGGAATGAGATTTCTTCATGTTATCACCGAAACTTTTAGTAACACTGTTTTAAATTGAACTTTATCGGATATAAGAGATTCTGCATCTACTATAAAGCTTGTTCAAGATACTCTTGATAAACATCAAATCAAACCTACTATTTTTCATTCAGATCACGGAATTGAATATGCAAATTTTGCCTTTTCTAAATTTTTAAAAAATGTAAATACTAAACAATCAATGTCTCCAAAAGGTAATTCATTAGCAAATAGACCTTCCGAATTTATTTTTGCATTAATTCAAAGAGAATTATTAGATTTTTATGAAACTGATAAAATGTTAGATAGCGAAGTGAATTTAATCATATCTAAATATTTTTCTTGATATAACCTCGAAAGACCTCAATCAAATTTAAATTGAAAAACGCCGCATGGTTTTTTAACACATGCGACGTTAAGTGTCTAA
- the tuf gene encoding elongation factor Tu, translating into MAKLDFDRSKEHVNVGTIGHVDHGKTTLTAAIATTLAKKGLSEARDYASIDNAPEEKARGITINTSHIEYQTEKRHYAHVDCPGHADYVKNMITGAAQMDGAILVVAATDGPMPQTREHILLSKQVGVPRMVVFLNKCDMLEGEEDMIELVEVEIRELLSEYGFDGDNAPIIRGSALKALEGDEKYEAKIMELMDAVDSYIETPVKEFDKPFLMAVEDVFTITGRGTVATGRVERGKLQLNDEVEIVGLKPTKKTVVTGIEMFRKNLKEAMAGDNAGLLLRGVNREEVERGQVLAKPGSIVPHTEFEAAIYVLKKEEGGRHTPFFKNYKPQFYFRTTDVTGGVEFEAGREMVMPGENVNLKVKLIAPIAVEEGTKFSIREGGRTVGAGSVTKIIK; encoded by the coding sequence ATGGCAAAATTAGATTTTGACCGTAGTAAAGAACACGTTAACGTTGGAACAATCGGACACGTTGACCACGGTAAAACTACATTAACAGCAGCTATTGCTACAACATTAGCTAAAAAAGGATTATCAGAAGCTCGTGATTACGCTTCAATCGATAACGCACCAGAAGAAAAAGCACGTGGAATTACAATTAACACATCACACATCGAATATCAAACAGAAAAAAGACACTACGCACACGTAGACTGTCCAGGTCACGCTGACTACGTTAAAAACATGATTACAGGGGCAGCTCAAATGGACGGAGCTATCTTAGTTGTTGCTGCAACAGATGGACCTATGCCTCAAACACGTGAACACATCCTTCTTTCAAAACAAGTTGGTGTACCACGTATGGTTGTTTTCTTAAACAAATGTGATATGTTAGAAGGTGAAGAAGACATGATCGAATTAGTTGAAGTTGAAATTCGTGAACTTCTTTCAGAATACGGATTTGACGGAGATAACGCTCCAATTATCCGTGGATCAGCTTTAAAAGCACTTGAAGGTGATGAAAAATACGAAGCTAAAATTATGGAACTTATGGACGCTGTTGATTCATACATCGAAACACCAGTTAAAGAATTTGACAAACCATTCTTAATGGCTGTTGAAGACGTTTTCACAATTACAGGACGTGGAACTGTTGCAACAGGACGTGTTGAACGTGGTAAATTACAATTAAACGATGAAGTTGAAATCGTTGGATTAAAACCTACTAAGAAAACAGTTGTTACAGGAATCGAAATGTTCCGTAAAAACCTTAAAGAAGCTATGGCTGGAGATAACGCAGGATTATTACTTCGTGGAGTTAACCGTGAAGAAGTTGAACGTGGACAAGTTTTAGCTAAACCAGGATCAATCGTTCCTCACACAGAATTCGAAGCTGCAATTTATGTACTTAAAAAAGAAGAAGGTGGACGTCACACACCATTCTTCAAAAACTATAAACCTCAATTCTACTTCCGCACAACAGATGTAACAGGTGGAGTTGAATTTGAAGCTGGACGTGAAATGGTTATGCCAGGTGAAAACGTTAACTTAAAAGTTAAATTAATCGCACCTATCGCTGTTGAAGAAGGAACAAAATTCTCAATCCGTGAAGGTGGACGTACAGTTGGTGCTGGTTCAGTAACAAAAATTATTAAATAG
- a CDS encoding phosphoketolase family protein produces the protein MNQTKFDTKEYLEKVHAWWRAANYLSVGQIYLRNNPLLEGGLKAEDVKMYPIGHWGTIPGQNLIYAHLNRVINKYDLEMFYIEGPGHGGQVMISNSYLDGSYTELFPEITKDTEGLKRMFKRFSFPGGTASHAAPETPGSIHEGGELGYSLSHATGAILDNPQVIAATVIGDGEAETGPLAAGWFSSSFINPVNDGTVLPILHINGGKISNPTIMARKTNEEIKSMLFGYGWDAIFVEADVNDQVGIHAQMAAKFDEAIEKIQAIRAEAAKKGAENATRPLWPALVVRTPKGWTCPHKIEGLTYEGSFRAHQVPLPVTSENPKMLQELEDWLMSYKPAELFNADGSFKAEYAEIAPKGLKRMGLTPITNGGIDPKPLDLPKWQDFAIEIGKPGSKKDQDMVNAGKYYAKVIQMNPTNFRAFGPDETKSNRLFDILKVTNRQWLERVDAELDEAVGPVGRLIDSQLSEHQAEGILEGYVLTGRHGFFASYESFLRVVDSMLTQHMKWVAKARKVHWRNDYPSLNVIATSTAFQQDHNGYTHQDPGILGHLADKKPELIREYLPADSNSLLAVLEKTLKERDVINLIVASKQPREQWFTKEEAAELVEKGLKVIDWASTVKDGEEPDLVLVSSGTEPTLELLATAEYLHTQYPSLKFRFVNVVDLLRLRHPSLDPRGLSDEEFDAIFTKDKPVVFAFHGYEGLLRDIFFSRKNHNLHPHGYRENGDITTSFDIRLMSDMDRYHMSQTAAKAVFGAKADDFVKLMDEKIKFHKQYIQEVGIDEDEVRFWQWKGLNK, from the coding sequence ATGAATCAAACAAAATTTGATACAAAAGAATATTTAGAAAAAGTGCATGCCTGATGAAGAGCTGCTAACTATCTTTCAGTAGGGCAAATTTATTTAAGAAATAACCCACTTTTAGAAGGTGGATTAAAAGCTGAAGACGTTAAAATGTATCCAATCGGACACTGAGGAACAATTCCAGGGCAAAACTTAATCTATGCTCACTTAAACCGTGTAATTAATAAATATGATCTTGAAATGTTTTACATTGAAGGTCCTGGACACGGTGGACAAGTTATGATTTCTAACTCATACCTTGACGGAAGCTACACAGAATTATTCCCAGAAATTACAAAAGATACAGAAGGTCTTAAGAGAATGTTCAAAAGATTCTCATTCCCTGGTGGAACAGCTAGCCACGCTGCACCTGAAACACCTGGTTCAATTCACGAAGGTGGAGAATTAGGTTACTCACTTTCACATGCTACAGGAGCAATTTTAGATAACCCACAAGTTATTGCTGCTACAGTTATCGGTGATGGTGAAGCAGAAACAGGTCCATTAGCTGCTGGATGATTCAGTTCATCATTCATTAACCCAGTAAATGACGGAACAGTTTTACCTATTTTACATATTAATGGTGGAAAAATTTCTAACCCTACAATTATGGCTCGTAAAACAAACGAAGAAATTAAAAGCATGTTATTTGGATATGGATGAGATGCAATTTTCGTTGAAGCCGATGTAAATGATCAAGTAGGTATTCATGCACAAATGGCTGCTAAATTTGACGAAGCAATCGAAAAAATTCAAGCTATTAGAGCAGAAGCTGCTAAAAAAGGTGCAGAAAATGCTACAAGACCTTTATGACCTGCACTTGTTGTGCGTACACCAAAAGGTTGAACATGTCCACACAAAATTGAAGGTTTAACATACGAAGGAAGCTTCAGAGCACACCAAGTTCCATTACCTGTAACATCAGAAAATCCAAAAATGTTACAAGAATTAGAAGACTGATTAATGTCATATAAACCAGCTGAATTATTCAATGCTGACGGAAGCTTTAAAGCAGAATATGCTGAAATTGCTCCAAAAGGTTTAAAACGTATGGGACTTACACCTATTACAAATGGTGGAATTGATCCAAAACCACTTGATTTACCAAAATGACAAGATTTTGCAATCGAAATTGGTAAACCAGGTTCTAAGAAAGACCAAGATATGGTTAACGCTGGTAAATACTATGCAAAAGTTATCCAAATGAACCCTACAAACTTCCGTGCTTTTGGACCAGATGAAACTAAATCAAATAGATTATTTGACATTCTTAAAGTTACAAACCGTCAATGATTAGAAAGAGTAGATGCTGAATTAGATGAAGCTGTTGGACCAGTTGGAAGATTAATTGACTCACAACTTTCAGAACACCAAGCAGAAGGTATTTTAGAAGGTTATGTATTAACAGGACGTCACGGATTCTTTGCTTCATACGAATCATTCTTAAGAGTTGTTGATTCAATGCTTACACAACACATGAAATGAGTTGCAAAAGCAAGAAAAGTTCACTGAAGAAATGATTACCCATCACTTAATGTTATTGCTACTTCTACAGCATTCCAACAAGACCACAACGGGTATACACACCAAGACCCAGGTATTTTAGGACACTTAGCTGATAAAAAACCTGAATTAATCAGAGAATACTTACCAGCGGACTCAAACTCATTATTAGCTGTTTTAGAAAAAACATTAAAAGAAAGAGATGTAATTAACTTAATCGTTGCTTCAAAACAACCAAGAGAACAATGATTTACAAAAGAAGAAGCAGCTGAATTAGTTGAAAAAGGTCTTAAAGTTATTGATTGAGCTTCAACAGTTAAAGATGGTGAAGAACCTGATTTAGTACTTGTATCTTCAGGTACAGAACCTACATTAGAACTTTTAGCAACAGCAGAATACTTACACACACAATACCCATCATTAAAATTCAGATTTGTTAACGTTGTTGATTTATTAAGATTACGTCACCCAAGTCTTGACCCAAGAGGTCTTTCAGATGAAGAATTTGATGCTATCTTCACAAAAGATAAACCAGTTGTATTTGCATTCCACGGATACGAAGGATTATTAAGAGATATCTTCTTCTCACGTAAAAACCACAACTTACATCCACATGGATATAGAGAAAACGGAGATATTACAACTTCATTCGACATTCGTTTAATGAGTGATATGGATAGATACCACATGTCACAAACAGCAGCTAAAGCAGTATTTGGAGCAAAAGCTGATGACTTTGTTAAACTTATGGATGAAAAAATTAAATTCCACAAACAATACATTCAAGAAGTTGGAATTGACGAAGATGAAGTTAGATTCTGACAATGAAAAGGTCTTAACAAATAA
- a CDS encoding IS1634 family transposase yields the protein MITMIIMYNIDMSNYILYKRKNPKGIYIALGISKGYGKGIGNLVGLGYWEEIKEKYSLQNIDDLKPIARLVPVGEDKIEVKTKFFQLLNPTSVETNVKNVGIELIYKVIKELDLFKGLPKTKHKSLEEVLEFIVATRIIQPRSYICQYKNKNDFLHEIDIKKSSIYNYFDTFLEYKNTILVNIYNKMQELTTRNTKLMHFDNTTVYFQSFSRDGLRQRGFSKDGKHDEDQIVVAMAVDNNGIPFHYKVFEGNTADSKTLVKFLVEMQRIYKTKDTVIVADKGISQNANLRYLEQKGYKYIVQKRIDILGKEDKAFIVNDQGFVQENDYFTKSRFVQSVWAKNKNKKRYSDTFRKQFIYFSPSKQTLDKIKRQNLINKLEKKSINGELPLSALVPEYKKKYMDVDGKTVGRLNIEKIKKVANEDGFYMIETNITNIDSKEANEIYKGQWKVEEGFRTLKSAIEVRPMYVYKDEHIQSHVFLCFLSLIVLKYCIYKLKKFYKDNGEIQKLTMNMFIDALKLITITTKTVNGKVVSEIKNNLDPEHNELNKIYCDFQYAVDGLSL from the coding sequence ATGATTACAATGATAATAATGTATAATATAGATATGAGTAACTACATTCTGTATAAAAGAAAAAACCCAAAAGGAATTTACATTGCATTAGGAATATCAAAAGGATATGGTAAAGGGATTGGTAATTTAGTTGGATTAGGTTATTGAGAAGAAATTAAAGAAAAATATTCTCTACAAAACATCGATGATTTAAAACCAATTGCTAGATTGGTTCCTGTTGGAGAAGATAAAATTGAAGTTAAAACCAAATTTTTCCAATTGCTTAACCCGACATCTGTTGAAACAAATGTAAAAAACGTTGGTATTGAATTGATTTATAAAGTAATTAAAGAACTAGATTTATTTAAAGGGTTACCGAAAACTAAACACAAATCTTTAGAAGAAGTATTGGAATTTATTGTTGCAACAAGAATAATTCAACCAAGAAGTTATATTTGTCAATACAAAAACAAAAATGACTTTTTACATGAGATAGATATAAAAAAATCTTCAATTTATAACTATTTTGATACTTTTTTAGAATATAAAAATACAATTTTAGTCAATATTTATAACAAAATGCAAGAATTGACAACTAGAAACACAAAATTAATGCATTTTGATAATACAACTGTTTATTTTCAAAGTTTTTCAAGAGATGGTTTGAGACAAAGAGGTTTTTCTAAAGATGGAAAACATGATGAAGATCAAATTGTTGTGGCTATGGCAGTTGATAATAATGGTATTCCTTTTCACTATAAAGTTTTCGAAGGAAATACTGCAGATTCTAAAACTCTTGTGAAATTTTTAGTCGAAATGCAAAGAATTTACAAAACAAAAGACACAGTAATAGTTGCTGATAAAGGTATTAGTCAAAATGCAAATTTAAGATATTTAGAACAAAAAGGATATAAATATATAGTTCAGAAACGTATTGATATTCTTGGAAAAGAAGATAAAGCATTTATAGTAAATGATCAAGGATTTGTTCAAGAAAATGATTATTTTACTAAATCTAGATTCGTCCAATCTGTTTGAGCTAAAAACAAAAATAAAAAAAGATATAGCGATACTTTTAGAAAACAATTTATCTATTTTAGCCCTTCAAAACAAACTTTAGACAAAATAAAAAGACAAAATCTTATTAATAAATTGGAGAAAAAGTCTATTAACGGTGAATTGCCATTAAGTGCTTTGGTTCCAGAATATAAGAAAAAGTATATGGATGTAGATGGTAAAACAGTCGGAAGATTAAATATCGAAAAAATTAAAAAAGTAGCTAATGAAGATGGCTTTTATATGATTGAAACCAACATAACAAACATAGATTCAAAAGAAGCGAATGAAATATATAAGGGACAATGAAAAGTGGAAGAAGGATTCAGAACTTTAAAATCAGCAATCGAAGTTAGACCGATGTACGTTTATAAAGACGAGCATATTCAATCTCATGTATTTTTATGCTTTTTGTCTCTAATTGTTTTGAAATATTGCATTTATAAATTAAAGAAATTTTATAAAGATAATGGAGAGATTCAAAAACTCACAATGAATATGTTTATAGATGCATTGAAACTTATAACAATCACAACAAAGACTGTGAATGGTAAAGTTGTAAGTGAAATCAAGAATAATTTAGACCCAGAACATAATGAATTAAACAAAATATATTGTGATTTTCAATATGCGGTTGATGGTCTATCATTGTAA
- a CDS encoding AlbA family DNA-binding domain-containing protein, producing the protein MRISDIKKIAHNILENKNIENSFIEYKKSAIFKDKILKTACAFANNYMNDEIGLLFIGVEEVNNIETKEKAIPKRPITGISESQIESTENELKSLLSNIHPKINYKILNDKIDDKYYIIIAVESSSQGPFQTSEKAEKDKNIRLKQGRYIRVGRESRLPNPMEEFELLKKFANFSFSSNLNDYATIDDLSYEYMKEYLLQTGAKKDIIKMPKLEMAKSMGLVSSSEHGKIYRAKNFAVLMFAEKPNKFIPNAHVEIIREIQNTDKMESKKFDGPIWIQVKQVNNFFQENILSSYTIRDPNKIKHKIIYNYPLTAFKEIATNAILHKEYDIPQYVGIYVYKDKISFINHNRPLPPITIEALNKETTFDRRQYLNKEIKDMFYSLKLIESFGSGIRRAKDALSKNSSPALIFYPENGNENYTNAVMQINKEFLKDTNNIKTTQETTQETTQETTQEITIERSVPDKIIELMALYPNITARQIARNLKISFDGVRYHIKKLLKEGSISREGSTKSGKWIIKKDKF; encoded by the coding sequence ATGAGAATTTCAGATATCAAAAAAATTGCACATAATATTCTTGAAAATAAAAATATAGAAAATAGTTTTATAGAATATAAAAAATCAGCAATTTTCAAGGATAAAATTTTAAAAACAGCTTGTGCTTTTGCGAATAATTATATGAATGACGAAATAGGTCTTTTATTCATCGGAGTTGAAGAAGTAAATAATATTGAAACAAAAGAAAAAGCAATACCAAAAAGACCAATAACAGGAATAAGTGAGTCTCAAATTGAGTCGACAGAAAATGAATTAAAGTCATTATTGTCTAATATACATCCAAAAATTAATTATAAAATTCTCAATGATAAGATAGATGATAAATATTATATTATTATAGCTGTTGAAAGCAGTAGTCAAGGTCCTTTTCAAACAAGCGAAAAAGCAGAAAAAGATAAAAATATTAGACTAAAACAAGGAAGATATATTAGGGTAGGTAGGGAATCTAGATTACCAAATCCAATGGAAGAATTTGAACTATTAAAAAAATTTGCTAATTTCTCATTTAGTTCTAATTTAAATGATTATGCAACAATAGATGATTTAAGTTACGAATATATGAAAGAGTATTTATTGCAAACGGGAGCGAAAAAAGATATTATAAAGATGCCTAAACTTGAAATGGCAAAAAGTATGGGGTTAGTAAGTTCTAGCGAGCATGGAAAAATTTATAGAGCAAAAAATTTTGCAGTATTAATGTTTGCTGAAAAACCTAATAAATTCATTCCAAATGCACATGTTGAAATAATAAGAGAAATACAAAATACTGATAAAATGGAATCTAAAAAATTTGATGGGCCTATTTGGATTCAAGTCAAACAAGTAAATAATTTTTTTCAAGAGAACATTTTATCTTCATACACAATAAGAGATCCTAATAAAATAAAACATAAGATTATATACAATTATCCTTTAACAGCATTTAAAGAAATTGCCACTAATGCAATTTTACATAAAGAGTACGATATTCCACAATATGTAGGAATTTATGTTTATAAAGATAAAATTTCATTTATAAATCATAACAGACCCCTTCCTCCAATAACTATTGAAGCACTTAACAAAGAAACAACATTTGATAGAAGACAATATTTGAATAAAGAAATTAAAGATATGTTTTATTCGTTGAAATTAATAGAATCATTTGGTTCTGGAATAAGAAGAGCAAAAGATGCACTTTCTAAAAATTCTTCGCCTGCTTTAATTTTTTATCCTGAAAATGGTAATGAAAATTACACAAATGCAGTAATGCAAATCAACAAAGAATTTTTAAAAGACACAAACAACATTAAAACTACCCAAGAAACTACCCAAGAAACTACCCAAGAAACTACCCAAGAAATCACGATTGAAAGATCAGTTCCAGATAAAATAATTGAATTAATGGCACTTTACCCAAATATAACAGCAAGACAAATTGCAAGAAATTTAAAAATATCATTTGATGGTGTTCGTTATCATATAAAAAAATTATTAAAAGAAGGTTCTATTTCAAGAGAAGGTTCTACTAAGTCTGGAAAGTGAATAATTAAAAAAGATAAATTTTAA